The following are encoded in a window of Solidesulfovibrio magneticus RS-1 genomic DNA:
- a CDS encoding sigma-54-dependent transcriptional regulator, with translation MKGASVLVVDDEAIAVENLSHILAREGYDVAAAASGEAAVGLLADREFDLVLTDLRMKGLDGLAVLGEAKRLWPDTEVVVMTGHATVFSAVEAMRLGACHYLTKPYGLAEVRATVAEAMDKRRLRLEVARLSRQVAELGRGPLIIGESPAIQALIDNIRHIAPTDSTVLILGETGTGKELVARAIHAAGLQRANRFLAVNCGAFTEELLTSELFGHEKGAFSGAMSLKKGLFEVAGEGTLFLDEIGEMSPSMQVRLLRVLQERHFFRVGGDKEIPVVARILAATNRDLKADVERGLFRADLYYRLNVITLRVPPLSARRQDIPLLAGAFAARYARGMDKPVTGFSAEAVRRLMAYEYPGNIRELENIVQRAVIMARGEVIEAGDLPQDLHGDAPALARREGPELIALEELERRHIRDILTYCDGNKTRAAEILGIDRVSLWRKVKRLGLAVE, from the coding sequence ACGACGAGGCCATTGCCGTGGAAAACCTCAGCCACATCCTGGCCCGGGAGGGTTACGACGTGGCTGCGGCGGCCAGCGGCGAGGCGGCCGTGGGCCTGCTCGCCGATCGGGAGTTCGATCTGGTCCTGACGGACCTGCGCATGAAGGGCCTGGACGGGCTGGCCGTGCTTGGGGAGGCCAAGCGGCTGTGGCCGGACACCGAGGTGGTGGTCATGACCGGCCACGCCACGGTCTTCTCGGCCGTGGAGGCCATGCGCCTGGGGGCCTGCCACTACCTGACCAAGCCCTACGGCCTGGCCGAGGTCCGGGCCACGGTGGCCGAGGCCATGGACAAGCGCCGGCTGCGGCTGGAGGTGGCCCGGCTGTCGCGGCAAGTGGCCGAGCTTGGCCGGGGGCCGCTTATCATCGGCGAAAGCCCGGCCATCCAGGCGCTTATCGACAACATCCGCCACATCGCGCCCACCGACTCCACGGTGCTGATCCTGGGCGAGACCGGCACGGGCAAGGAGCTGGTGGCCCGGGCCATCCATGCCGCCGGCCTGCAACGGGCCAACCGGTTTTTGGCCGTCAACTGCGGGGCGTTTACCGAGGAGCTGTTGACCAGCGAACTTTTCGGCCACGAAAAGGGGGCCTTTTCCGGGGCCATGAGCCTCAAGAAGGGGCTTTTCGAGGTGGCCGGGGAGGGGACGCTGTTTCTCGACGAAATCGGTGAGATGTCGCCCAGCATGCAGGTGCGGCTTTTGCGCGTGCTCCAGGAGCGGCATTTCTTCCGGGTGGGCGGCGACAAGGAGATTCCCGTGGTCGCCCGTATCCTGGCCGCCACCAACCGCGACCTCAAGGCCGACGTGGAGCGCGGGCTGTTTCGGGCCGACCTGTACTACCGCTTAAACGTCATCACCTTGCGCGTGCCGCCGCTGTCCGCCCGCCGCCAGGACATTCCGCTTCTGGCCGGGGCGTTCGCCGCCCGCTACGCCCGGGGCATGGACAAGCCCGTGACCGGCTTTTCGGCCGAAGCCGTGCGGCGGCTCATGGCCTACGAGTATCCCGGCAACATCCGGGAACTCGAAAACATCGTCCAGCGGGCCGTCATCATGGCCCGGGGCGAGGTCATCGAGGCCGGCGACCTGCCCCAGGACTTGCACGGCGACGCCCCGGCCCTGGCCCGGCGCGAGGGGCCGGAGCTCATTGCCCTGGAGGAGCTGGAACGCCGCCATATCCGCGACATCCTGACCTACTGCGACGGCAACAAGACTCGGGCGGCCGAGATCCTCGGCATCGACCGGGTGTCGCTGTGGCGCAAGGTCAAGCGCCTGGGGCTGGCCGTGGAGTAG
- a CDS encoding S16 family serine protease: MLFFQKRTEGALPPPPVSDIGQLRARIDSQELPHHAREAANRELERLEKTDPSAAEYGVGLAYLDFLLGLPWAAVTPDRLDLAQAEAVLDARHHGLGQIKDRVLEYLASRALRAAPDFHVLVVDDEDIARANLEHVLRKEGYKVRGAANGLEALAEVRRSEFDLIVTDLKMDKMDGLQLLAEARRLSPATRVMLVTGFATVDTAVEAMRQGAVYYLAKPVNLDELRATVAALAKEKTAPASFRSPVLCFSGPPGTGKTSVGQAIAEALGRRFHRISLAGLRDEAELRGHRRTYVGALPGRVLQSYARLGVANPVFMLDEIDKIGKDFRGDPAAVFLEMLDPEQNSQFVDNYLEAPFDLSRTLFIATANDLAELSGPLRDRLEVVPFRGYTTREKVRIAGEHLLPRQLREHGLTHPFPTVTEEALRQVVTGHTREAGVRNLDRELGRICRKLARLRLEQGEGAAPAEVDAALAAALLGPPPYRGETAGAAPRLGVATGLVYADYGGEIISVEAIRMEGTGELLLTGSLGEVLRESARTALSLVRSRAGELGVDPGLFATQDVHVHIPAGSIPKEGSSAGLTVAVALASLFSGRPLRPDVAMTGEITLTGNVLPVGGIREKILAAARAGMREVLVPEANRPEVAAMAGEDSPEVLVRHVATVFAALPLALA; encoded by the coding sequence ATGCTGTTTTTCCAGAAACGCACCGAGGGCGCGCTGCCGCCGCCGCCCGTTAGCGACATCGGCCAGTTGCGCGCGCGCATCGACAGCCAGGAACTGCCCCACCACGCCCGGGAAGCGGCCAACCGCGAGCTGGAACGGCTGGAAAAGACCGATCCCTCGGCGGCCGAGTACGGCGTGGGCCTGGCCTATCTGGATTTCCTGCTCGGCCTGCCCTGGGCCGCCGTCACCCCGGACCGCCTGGACCTGGCCCAGGCCGAGGCCGTCCTTGACGCCCGCCACCACGGCCTGGGCCAGATCAAGGACCGGGTGCTCGAATACCTGGCCTCCCGGGCGCTGCGGGCAGCCCCGGATTTCCATGTGCTGGTGGTGGACGACGAGGACATCGCCCGGGCCAATCTGGAGCACGTGCTGCGCAAGGAAGGCTACAAGGTGCGGGGGGCGGCCAACGGCCTGGAAGCCCTGGCCGAGGTGCGGCGAAGCGAGTTCGACCTCATCGTCACCGACCTCAAGATGGACAAGATGGACGGCCTGCAGCTTTTGGCCGAAGCCCGGCGGCTGTCCCCGGCCACCCGGGTGATGCTGGTGACGGGATTCGCCACCGTGGACACGGCCGTGGAAGCCATGCGGCAAGGCGCGGTCTACTACCTGGCCAAGCCGGTCAATCTCGACGAGCTGCGGGCCACTGTGGCCGCGCTGGCCAAGGAAAAGACCGCGCCGGCCTCGTTTCGAAGCCCGGTCTTATGTTTTTCCGGCCCGCCGGGCACGGGCAAGACCTCGGTGGGGCAGGCCATCGCCGAGGCGCTGGGGCGGCGTTTCCACCGCATTTCCCTGGCCGGCCTTCGCGACGAGGCCGAGTTGCGCGGCCATCGCCGCACCTATGTCGGCGCGCTGCCCGGCCGAGTGCTCCAGTCCTATGCCCGGCTGGGCGTGGCCAACCCGGTCTTCATGCTCGATGAGATCGACAAGATCGGCAAGGACTTCCGGGGCGATCCGGCGGCGGTGTTCCTGGAGATGCTTGACCCGGAGCAAAACAGCCAGTTCGTGGACAACTATCTGGAAGCGCCCTTCGACCTGTCGCGCACCCTTTTCATCGCCACGGCCAACGACCTGGCCGAGCTGTCCGGGCCCCTGCGCGACCGTCTGGAAGTGGTTCCCTTTAGGGGCTACACCACCCGGGAGAAGGTGCGCATCGCCGGCGAGCACTTGCTCCCGCGCCAGTTGCGCGAGCATGGGCTGACCCATCCCTTTCCCACAGTCACCGAGGAGGCCTTGCGCCAGGTGGTCACCGGCCACACCCGGGAAGCCGGGGTGCGCAACCTCGACCGGGAGCTTGGCCGCATCTGCCGCAAGCTGGCCCGACTTCGCCTGGAGCAGGGCGAGGGCGCGGCTCCGGCCGAGGTGGACGCCGCCCTGGCCGCGGCACTGCTTGGCCCGCCGCCCTACCGGGGCGAAACGGCCGGGGCCGCGCCGCGCCTGGGCGTGGCCACGGGGCTGGTCTATGCCGACTACGGCGGAGAGATCATTTCGGTGGAAGCCATCCGCATGGAAGGAACCGGGGAACTTCTGCTGACGGGGTCGCTGGGCGAGGTGCTGCGCGAATCGGCCCGCACGGCGCTCAGTCTCGTGCGCTCCCGGGCCGGGGAGCTTGGCGTCGATCCCGGGCTTTTCGCCACCCAGGACGTCCACGTCCACATTCCGGCCGGCTCCATCCCCAAGGAAGGCAGCTCGGCCGGGCTCACCGTGGCCGTGGCCCTGGCTTCGCTGTTTTCCGGCCGGCCCCTGCGCCCGGACGTGGCCATGACCGGCGAGATCACGCTGACGGGCAACGTGCTGCCCGTGGGCGGCATCCGGGAGAAGATCCTGGCCGCCGCCCGGGCCGGCATGCGCGAGGTGCTGGTGCCCGAGGCCAACCGGCCCGAGGTGGCGGCCATGGCCGGCGAGGACAGCCCGGAAGTGCTCGTGCGCCACGTGGCCACGGTCTTTGCGGCCCTGCCCCTGGCATTGGCTTAA
- a CDS encoding sulfite exporter TauE/SafE family protein encodes MDMLNDAARFIQLDPAGICFLFIVGFIGGLVSGFIGSGGAFVLTPGMMSLGVPGTVAVASNMCHKFPKALVGSIKRYKYGQVDIKLGLYLAAFAGIGVQIGIKIQNYVLNLWGPAGSDLYVSVSFVAVLVVVGGIVMRDALASAKSCGAEQTCFLALRLQKIELWPMMTFKKANLRISLWFLLPVGLATGLLAATIAVGGFVGVPGMIYILGASSLVASATELVIAFVMGLAGSVNWAMQGMVDIRLTLIILAGSLLGVQLGAIGTTFVKEHMIKIVMGTIMLIVALSRGFAMPKYLAKLGLMDVSEPTIALLDKVSFGFMVVSLVVGAVIILGSMVRAKRPDAVAASQA; translated from the coding sequence ATGGATATGCTTAACGACGCCGCCCGGTTCATCCAGCTCGATCCGGCCGGAATCTGTTTCCTCTTCATTGTCGGCTTCATCGGCGGCCTGGTCAGCGGATTTATCGGTTCGGGCGGGGCCTTTGTGCTCACCCCGGGTATGATGAGCCTGGGCGTGCCCGGCACCGTGGCCGTGGCCTCCAACATGTGCCACAAGTTTCCCAAGGCCCTGGTCGGGTCCATCAAACGCTACAAGTACGGCCAGGTGGACATCAAGCTCGGGCTGTACCTGGCCGCGTTCGCCGGCATCGGCGTGCAGATCGGCATCAAGATCCAAAATTACGTCCTGAACCTGTGGGGGCCGGCCGGTTCGGACCTCTACGTGAGCGTATCGTTTGTGGCCGTGCTGGTGGTGGTCGGCGGCATCGTCATGCGCGACGCCCTGGCTTCGGCCAAGTCCTGCGGCGCGGAGCAGACCTGCTTCCTGGCCCTGCGGCTCCAGAAGATCGAGCTGTGGCCCATGATGACCTTCAAGAAGGCCAACCTGCGTATTTCCCTGTGGTTTCTGCTGCCCGTGGGCCTGGCCACCGGCCTGCTCGCCGCCACCATCGCCGTGGGCGGCTTTGTCGGCGTGCCGGGCATGATCTACATCCTGGGCGCGTCGAGCCTGGTGGCTTCGGCCACGGAACTGGTCATCGCCTTTGTCATGGGACTGGCCGGCTCGGTCAACTGGGCCATGCAGGGCATGGTGGACATCCGCCTCACACTCATCATCCTGGCCGGTTCGCTTCTGGGCGTGCAGCTCGGGGCCATCGGCACCACCTTTGTCAAGGAACACATGATCAAGATCGTCATGGGCACGATCATGCTCATCGTGGCCTTGTCGCGCGGGTTTGCCATGCCCAAGTACCTGGCCAAGCTCGGACTCATGGACGTGAGCGAGCCGACCATCGCCCTGCTGGACAAGGTGAGCTTCGGTTTCATGGTGGTCTCGCTGGTGGTCGGCGCGGTCATCATCCTGGGCAGCATGGTCCGGGCCAAGCGGCCGGACGCCGTGGCCGCGTCCCAGGCCTAG
- a CDS encoding GGDEF domain-containing protein, which produces MKLDIMTLLVMNLIVNAVSAWAMAVIWRENRRQYPGIGFWLANMLLQTAGLALILMRGRLPDVFCVLLANLMMQSGAVLLLAGLARFTEAPWRQGRNIALLAVFSLAMAYYLYVGPDMQARQIIVSASIILITGQAAWLLLREIAPRFRAVTNLTGYVLVGFVATSLARIVLIVTKPSATQDFFNSGMADALAITLYTTLNACLAICLVLAVNRRLLADVGALKDKLEILATHDALTGLPNRPLFYDRLAVALAGARRQDVQLAVMSVDLDGFKGVNDSLGHPAGDTLLREAARRLAGCLRASDTVSRFGGDEFVLLIGDVGGPGDALAVAAKILAAFREPFTLAGQEAHVSASIGVALSPAHGREIEELVRRSDEALYRAKAGGRDACRLYGEDAA; this is translated from the coding sequence ATGAAACTGGACATCATGACGCTCCTCGTCATGAACCTCATCGTCAACGCCGTCAGCGCCTGGGCCATGGCCGTCATCTGGCGCGAAAACCGGCGGCAGTATCCGGGCATCGGCTTCTGGCTGGCCAACATGCTCCTGCAAACCGCAGGACTGGCCCTGATCCTCATGCGGGGCCGGCTGCCGGACGTGTTCTGCGTGCTTCTCGCCAACCTCATGATGCAGTCCGGGGCCGTGCTGCTGCTGGCGGGCCTTGCGCGTTTCACCGAAGCCCCCTGGCGCCAGGGCCGCAACATCGCCCTGTTGGCCGTATTCTCCCTGGCCATGGCCTACTATCTCTACGTCGGCCCGGACATGCAGGCCCGCCAGATCATCGTCTCGGCCTCCATCATCCTGATCACCGGACAGGCCGCCTGGCTGCTGTTGCGAGAGATCGCGCCGCGTTTTCGGGCCGTCACCAACCTCACCGGCTACGTCCTGGTCGGCTTTGTGGCCACCAGCCTGGCGCGCATAGTCCTCATTGTGACCAAGCCGTCGGCCACCCAGGACTTTTTCAATTCCGGCATGGCCGACGCCCTGGCCATCACCCTGTATACGACCCTCAACGCCTGCCTGGCCATCTGCCTGGTCCTGGCCGTCAACCGGCGGCTTTTGGCCGACGTGGGGGCGCTCAAGGACAAGCTGGAGATCCTGGCCACCCACGACGCCCTGACCGGCCTGCCCAACCGGCCGCTTTTCTACGACCGTCTGGCCGTGGCCCTGGCTGGAGCCAGACGCCAGGACGTCCAGCTCGCCGTCATGTCCGTGGACCTCGACGGCTTCAAGGGCGTCAACGACAGCCTGGGCCATCCGGCCGGGGACACGCTCCTTCGGGAAGCGGCCCGGCGTCTGGCCGGGTGCTTGCGCGCCTCGGACACGGTGTCGCGCTTTGGGGGCGATGAGTTCGTGCTGCTCATCGGCGACGTCGGCGGCCCTGGCGACGCCCTGGCCGTGGCGGCCAAGATCCTGGCCGCCTTCCGGGAACCGTTTACACTTGCCGGCCAGGAGGCACACGTTTCCGCCAGCATCGGCGTGGCCCTGTCCCCGGCCCATGGCCGGGAGATCGAGGAACTTGTCCGCCGCTCCGACGAAGCCCTCTACCGGGCCAAGGCCGGCGGCCGGGACGCCTGCCGGCTCTACGGCGAGGACGCGGCCTGA